One Fibrobacter sp. UBA4297 DNA window includes the following coding sequences:
- a CDS encoding pyrimidine 5'-nucleotidase: MSALDIGIINDTSKIWLFDYDLTLYGEEERFVLNSLDHRIAEFVQKTVGGTFESATEIRKDYLHRFGTTLSGLMAMNGTRPDDFFDFIHEPEYLIYPKVAPEKLELLKSLVGHRFVFTNGRGDWSRAGMAHMQLDSAIEDVFDLKLMDWEGKPHVSAYDKIEKWLVARGVLAQESSEKSQIVLLEDSLRNLEPAHERGWTTVLVNPNIQAPSWVDFHIPHLLNLREKLITNL, translated from the coding sequence GTGAGTGCGCTGGATATCGGAATAATAAACGATACTTCGAAAATTTGGCTGTTCGATTACGACCTCACGCTTTACGGCGAAGAAGAGCGCTTTGTCTTAAATTCGCTCGACCACCGTATTGCTGAATTTGTTCAAAAAACGGTTGGCGGTACATTCGAAAGTGCAACGGAAATCCGCAAGGATTATCTGCACCGCTTTGGCACAACGCTTTCGGGCCTTATGGCGATGAACGGCACCCGCCCCGATGATTTTTTTGACTTTATCCATGAACCTGAATATCTGATTTACCCGAAGGTAGCGCCTGAAAAGCTTGAACTTCTGAAGTCGCTTGTGGGGCATCGCTTTGTGTTTACGAATGGGCGAGGGGACTGGAGCCGCGCGGGCATGGCGCACATGCAGCTCGATTCTGCGATTGAGGATGTTTTTGACCTTAAGCTCATGGATTGGGAAGGCAAGCCTCACGTGAGCGCGTACGATAAAATCGAAAAATGGCTTGTGGCGCGGGGCGTCTTGGCTCAAGAATCGTCAGAAAAGTCGCAAATTGTGTTGCTCGAAGATTCGTTACGCAATTTGGAACCCGCTCATGAACGCGGCTGGACGACGGTTCTTGTGAATCCGAACATCCAAGCGCCTAGTTGGGTGGATTTTCATATCCCGCATTTACTAAATTTACGGGAGAAGTTAATTACGAATCTATAA
- a CDS encoding metal ABC transporter permease, with protein sequence MLDLLSMDFLQNALIAAVLVAIACGVMGTYVVVNRLTALSGGVAHASFGGVGLACFIGFSPMLGSLGFALACAMLMGALTWRDRKHADTFIGIIWAAGMALGVILTDLTPGYSGEMMSFLFGSLLTVPTELLWWMGALLVFILGAVSVCFRNFLSISYDPEFARVRGIPVLNYYMLLIALIALTVVIAVQAVGMILVIALLTIPAYIAECYAKNLLQMMVISVLVSLVLVVLGLLVACQLNFVVGPTIIAGGVILYLLNFAVKKIVKK encoded by the coding sequence ATGCTCGACTTACTTTCCATGGATTTTTTGCAGAACGCCCTCATTGCAGCGGTGCTTGTTGCCATTGCCTGTGGCGTTATGGGAACGTACGTCGTGGTAAACCGCTTGACGGCGCTTTCGGGTGGCGTGGCTCATGCTTCGTTTGGTGGGGTGGGGCTTGCCTGCTTTATCGGCTTTTCACCGATGCTTGGCTCGCTTGGTTTTGCGCTTGCCTGTGCGATGCTCATGGGCGCGCTCACGTGGCGTGACCGCAAACATGCCGACACGTTTATCGGAATCATTTGGGCGGCAGGCATGGCGCTTGGCGTGATTTTGACGGATTTGACGCCTGGCTATAGCGGCGAAATGATGAGTTTCTTGTTCGGTAGTCTCTTGACCGTGCCGACGGAACTTCTCTGGTGGATGGGGGCTTTGCTCGTATTTATCTTGGGGGCTGTCTCGGTCTGCTTCCGCAATTTCCTTTCGATTTCGTACGATCCGGAGTTTGCTCGCGTTCGCGGCATTCCCGTGCTGAACTATTATATGCTCTTGATTGCGTTGATTGCGCTCACGGTCGTGATTGCCGTGCAGGCGGTGGGCATGATTCTCGTGATTGCGCTCCTCACAATTCCCGCTTACATCGCGGAGTGCTATGCCAAGAATTTGCTTCAGATGATGGTTATTTCGGTTTTGGTTTCGCTTGTGCTCGTGGTGCTTGGACTTTTAGTCGCTTGCCAGTTGAATTTTGTCGTCGGCCCTACAATTATTGCGGGCGGCGTCATCTTGTACTTGCTCAACTTTGCCGTTAAAAAGATTGTGAAAAAATAG
- a CDS encoding PDZ domain-containing protein: MNSFVKASLIAAMMTAPLMADESFGGVGITIYQVTDGVHVAEVIPGTPAAETNLRAGDVITAVDGVSLKGQNIEFSKSKLRGQVNKPLEITYTSNGETYSAVIRRAQITVKDLDNKAVKNWYGDKERVNAQELETFASATENDKQLVAVLSRGNLIKNDVSVASADVNGVYVEKAKTAPKFTKTTPVRSGDASLRLFNRKALSFTLKSPGRATVTIMTADGEQVATLNLDNAIAGVNTLNWNGAQVPSGRYVISIDHNGAVSGANAVLK, translated from the coding sequence ATGAATTCTTTCGTTAAGGCTTCTTTGATCGCTGCGATGATGACTGCTCCGCTCATGGCTGACGAATCTTTTGGTGGCGTCGGCATCACCATTTACCAGGTGACGGATGGCGTTCACGTGGCAGAAGTCATCCCGGGCACCCCGGCTGCCGAAACCAATCTCCGTGCTGGTGATGTGATTACCGCTGTTGACGGAGTCAGCCTCAAGGGCCAGAATATCGAATTTTCCAAGTCTAAGCTTCGTGGCCAGGTCAATAAGCCGCTCGAAATTACTTACACGAGCAATGGCGAAACCTATTCTGCCGTGATTCGTCGTGCTCAGATTACCGTGAAGGACTTGGACAACAAGGCCGTCAAGAATTGGTATGGCGATAAGGAACGTGTAAATGCTCAGGAACTCGAAACGTTCGCTAGCGCAACAGAAAACGACAAGCAGCTCGTTGCTGTGCTTAGCCGTGGCAACCTCATCAAGAACGATGTTTCTGTAGCCTCTGCTGATGTCAATGGCGTTTATGTGGAAAAGGCAAAGACCGCTCCGAAGTTCACCAAGACGACTCCGGTCCGCTCGGGTGATGCTAGCCTCCGTCTTTTCAATCGCAAGGCTCTTTCGTTTACGCTCAAGTCTCCGGGTCGTGCTACTGTTACCATCATGACTGCTGATGGCGAACAAGTGGCAACGCTGAACCTCGACAACGCTATTGCAGGCGTGAATACGCTCAACTGGAATGGTGCTCAGGTGCCGAGTGGCCGTTATGTTATTTCCATTGACCACAATGGCGCTGTGAGCGGCGCTAACGCTGTGCTCAAGTAA
- a CDS encoding putative LPS assembly protein LptD, producing the protein MILSKTHCVLWAVIALFIAAVFAPCSYGEEMTRFELEEREQPVEDTTEVDWMNDTTGVDTIEYHAVDLVYDVETSTFNLNKSAQLKYRTATLESDTIWMDQKNQILAASGNPILRESKNPSLSGMRLKYNLKSKIGEVYYATTFQDNQQLNGMEVRRLPDTRIQIARGDFSTCNDTTHQHFYFYGRRMVVKPKETITARPVVLNIADVPVAVLPMIVAPLKSGRKSGLLTPKFGGDQKQGYYLSNVGFYYAANDYWDATISADIIEGDEARFERSTLTGEVRYKKRYLLDGYLKYTSYLNEFDFANSDYDIKFSHNQNLTPDAKHTLSGQGSFVSRQGIRKDRSLEASTILDQQANASLAYSGKFGNNKSLTVRISQNHNLTTGMLERELPDIQYRMSGNLFNFELDEGEVAAEDGSFQSFLEKFNYSFTNRFNYKSHRERDTTLNKDTTAHYLGYTGTYTLDYSGRLFDVINITPRATFTGYWTGTSWRNPNDSLYKRKRYMSFNPDEGTFGNVAYNHNYSLTADTKLYGIWVPEIGRFTGVRHVLSPSISYTYAPEIDTVKKFAPHPYLGQYPYQEKQQTIGFSLSNDFDIKYLKVAGHVDTTRGDSTKKAKAVEDQYGTRRLLTTRHSFSYNFAADSLNFSDISSSFGFQILPDYMFTINTRHSFYHKYESNPNKVRFPELTYWGYELSKSFHWSGTFNGGLPSQLEKYEMLNWSLSLDYRYSFSSTRVAKNLFKDNISHSTGISASFQPTVNWDVSYSTRYDYNEGKFVSHEFTFKRVLHCWQLDFTWTPTGPAAGWSFSVYVRDLPDIKLNAGSTDTKSYD; encoded by the coding sequence GTGATTTTATCCAAAACCCATTGCGTTCTGTGGGCCGTTATCGCATTGTTTATCGCTGCGGTCTTTGCTCCTTGCTCTTACGGCGAGGAGATGACGCGCTTTGAACTTGAAGAACGCGAGCAGCCTGTCGAAGATACGACTGAGGTGGATTGGATGAACGATACGACTGGCGTGGATACGATTGAATACCATGCGGTCGATCTTGTGTACGATGTGGAAACTTCTACGTTCAACTTGAATAAGTCGGCGCAGCTCAAGTACCGCACGGCGACGCTGGAATCCGATACGATTTGGATGGACCAGAAAAACCAGATTCTCGCCGCTAGCGGAAACCCGATTCTTCGCGAATCCAAGAATCCCTCCCTTTCGGGGATGCGCCTCAAGTACAACCTCAAGTCTAAAATTGGCGAGGTGTATTACGCGACCACCTTCCAGGACAACCAGCAGCTGAACGGCATGGAAGTCCGTCGCTTGCCTGATACGCGAATCCAGATTGCGCGTGGCGACTTTAGTACGTGTAACGACACGACGCACCAACACTTCTACTTTTATGGCCGTCGCATGGTGGTGAAGCCCAAGGAGACGATTACGGCAAGGCCTGTGGTCTTGAACATTGCCGATGTGCCTGTGGCGGTTCTTCCAATGATTGTGGCTCCGCTTAAGAGCGGCCGAAAGTCGGGCCTTTTGACACCGAAGTTCGGTGGTGACCAAAAGCAGGGTTATTACTTGAGCAATGTCGGCTTTTATTATGCGGCGAACGATTATTGGGATGCGACTATTTCTGCTGACATTATCGAAGGTGACGAGGCGCGCTTTGAGCGTTCGACCCTTACGGGCGAAGTCCGTTACAAGAAACGTTATTTGCTAGATGGGTATTTAAAGTACACGAGCTATCTCAATGAATTTGACTTTGCCAATAGCGATTACGACATTAAATTTTCGCACAACCAGAACTTGACTCCGGACGCAAAACACACGTTGAGTGGCCAGGGTTCTTTTGTGAGCCGTCAGGGCATCCGTAAGGACAGGTCGCTTGAAGCGAGTACGATTTTGGACCAGCAGGCCAATGCGTCACTTGCGTATTCTGGGAAGTTCGGAAACAACAAGAGCTTGACGGTTCGAATTTCACAGAATCATAACCTCACGACGGGCATGCTTGAAAGGGAACTGCCGGATATCCAGTACCGCATGAGCGGAAACCTTTTCAACTTTGAATTAGACGAAGGTGAGGTGGCTGCAGAGGACGGCTCGTTCCAGTCGTTCCTTGAAAAATTCAACTATAGCTTTACGAACCGGTTCAACTACAAGTCGCACCGCGAACGTGATACGACGCTCAACAAGGACACGACGGCTCATTACTTGGGTTATACGGGAACGTACACCTTGGATTATTCAGGCCGACTTTTCGACGTGATTAACATTACTCCGCGAGCTACGTTTACGGGTTATTGGACGGGTACGTCTTGGCGCAATCCGAATGATTCTTTGTACAAGCGAAAGCGCTATATGAGTTTTAATCCCGATGAAGGGACTTTTGGCAATGTCGCTTACAACCACAATTACAGCTTGACCGCCGACACGAAACTTTATGGTATCTGGGTGCCTGAAATTGGGCGCTTTACCGGTGTCCGGCACGTGCTTTCACCAAGCATTTCTTACACGTACGCACCAGAAATCGACACGGTCAAGAAGTTCGCTCCGCATCCGTATTTGGGACAGTATCCGTATCAGGAAAAGCAACAGACGATTGGCTTTAGCTTGAGTAACGACTTTGATATCAAGTACCTCAAGGTGGCGGGGCATGTCGATACGACCCGCGGAGATTCTACGAAAAAGGCTAAGGCGGTCGAAGACCAGTACGGCACACGTCGATTGCTTACGACAAGGCATAGTTTCTCGTACAACTTTGCAGCTGATTCGCTGAATTTTTCTGACATTTCGTCGTCGTTTGGCTTCCAAATTTTGCCGGACTACATGTTTACCATCAATACGCGCCATAGCTTTTACCACAAGTACGAATCGAATCCGAACAAGGTAAGATTCCCGGAACTCACATATTGGGGCTATGAACTTTCAAAGAGCTTCCACTGGAGTGGTACGTTTAATGGTGGGCTCCCATCGCAGCTTGAAAAATATGAAATGCTCAATTGGTCTTTGAGCCTGGATTACCGCTATTCGTTTAGCAGTACACGGGTGGCGAAGAATTTGTTCAAAGACAACATTTCGCATTCTACGGGTATTTCTGCCTCGTTCCAGCCGACAGTCAACTGGGATGTCTCTTATAGCACCCGTTACGATTATAATGAAGGTAAGTTTGTCTCTCATGAATTTACGTTCAAGCGTGTGTTGCATTGCTGGCAGCTCGATTTCACATGGACGCCGACGGGCCCTGCCGCAGGCTGGAGCTTCTCCGTGTATGTCCGCGACTTGCCTGATATCAAGCTTAACGCCGGCAGCACCGATACAAAGAGTTATGACTAA
- a CDS encoding Maf family protein, with product MTNEIILASGSPRRSEILKQLGVKFRVVVSGEDEKPTSANPLDFPRENACIKALSVSRQECDAYVLGFDTLVFLDNVPLGKPKSEAKALEMLSKLNNRSHFVITGVAIARNGEILSASEEKTEVFFRNCTLQELKEYVNSRDPMDKAGAYGIQTNGARLIKSINGCYYNVVGLPVARTLEMLDGLEVRV from the coding sequence ATGACTAACGAAATAATTCTTGCAAGCGGTTCGCCGCGCCGTTCCGAAATTTTAAAACAGCTGGGTGTCAAGTTCCGTGTAGTCGTCTCGGGCGAAGACGAAAAGCCCACAAGTGCAAATCCGCTCGACTTTCCGCGTGAAAATGCCTGCATCAAGGCTTTGTCTGTTTCACGCCAGGAGTGCGATGCTTATGTGCTTGGCTTTGACACGCTTGTGTTTTTGGATAACGTTCCGCTCGGCAAGCCCAAATCCGAAGCGAAAGCCCTTGAAATGTTAAGCAAACTAAACAATCGTAGCCATTTTGTCATCACAGGAGTTGCGATTGCCCGTAACGGTGAAATCCTCAGCGCGTCCGAAGAGAAAACAGAGGTGTTTTTTAGAAACTGCACCTTACAAGAGCTTAAAGAATATGTAAATTCTAGGGACCCGATGGACAAGGCTGGCGCCTACGGCATTCAGACGAATGGTGCGCGCCTGATCAAGTCTATCAACGGCTGTTACTACAACGTGGTTGGATTGCCGGTTGCACGTACGCTGGAAATGTTGGATGGTTTAGAAGTTAGGGTTTAG
- a CDS encoding helix-turn-helix domain-containing protein, with amino-acid sequence MIQLEEKNPNERLGDFLVRVRESQGLTIEDLAERTKISVKMLHFIESSDWKSLPVEAYVRSYLNSVSSKLGLDPKAVLKMYAEEVGSSYEVREAEPIKNIAPMTDEEKKPRSKAVPIAIVIILVLLVVGLHFVTREKAASDASANPPSVVAAEDSSEVNQDMPEGAIAVPVDSIKEEKNETVTQAEVDKAVKKAENLPASATIFISSTSKKDTTVTTGPVSDNGRTRIELVGSGEMRSWVGIKRDEDDDDFVKEANIATVDNKLVYTASGTLYIVIGEPRAIGKMYLNGVETPVPVPKFGRVARFSVYDGRVLK; translated from the coding sequence ATGATTCAGTTGGAAGAGAAAAATCCAAACGAACGCCTTGGTGATTTTTTGGTCCGCGTTCGTGAATCTCAAGGACTTACGATTGAAGATCTTGCCGAGCGCACGAAAATCTCGGTAAAGATGCTTCATTTCATTGAATCGAGCGACTGGAAGTCTTTGCCGGTCGAAGCTTATGTCCGTAGTTATTTGAATTCTGTAAGCTCAAAGCTTGGCTTGGATCCCAAGGCTGTCCTTAAAATGTATGCCGAAGAAGTGGGCTCAAGCTATGAAGTCCGCGAGGCTGAACCCATCAAGAATATCGCTCCGATGACGGACGAAGAAAAGAAACCACGTAGCAAGGCTGTGCCTATAGCTATCGTGATTATTCTCGTCCTCTTGGTGGTCGGGCTCCATTTTGTGACCCGTGAAAAAGCCGCTTCTGATGCTAGTGCCAATCCGCCATCGGTGGTCGCTGCCGAAGATTCTTCGGAGGTCAATCAGGACATGCCTGAAGGCGCTATTGCGGTTCCGGTCGATTCCATCAAGGAAGAAAAGAACGAGACGGTGACTCAGGCAGAAGTCGATAAGGCTGTGAAAAAGGCTGAAAATCTCCCGGCATCTGCAACGATTTTTATCTCTTCGACGTCCAAGAAAGATACGACAGTGACGACGGGCCCGGTTTCGGATAACGGTCGTACTCGCATTGAACTTGTCGGTTCCGGCGAAATGCGTTCTTGGGTCGGCATCAAGCGCGACGAAGACGATGATGATTTTGTGAAAGAAGCGAACATTGCAACGGTTGACAATAAGCTTGTCTATACCGCAAGTGGTACGCTCTACATTGTGATTGGTGAACCGCGTGCCATTGGCAAGATGTACTTGAACGGCGTGGAAACTCCGGTTCCTGTGCCGAAGTTTGGCCGTGTGGCTCGCTTCAGCGTTTATGACGGTCGTGTCCTTAAATAA
- the hisB gene encoding imidazoleglycerol-phosphate dehydratase HisB, translating into MRSSKISRKTSETDIQLFLNLDDCSRGQISSGSGFLDHMLNLFQVHGGFHLDLNCKGDTEVDMHHSMEDIAIVLGQALVECLGDKKGIERYGFYFVPMDEALSRVCIDFSNRIGFVWNVKLPAATAGGIEASMFEHFFKSLCENARMNLHVELFYGNDNHHCLESIFKAFARAVAMAVAPSRNVKGVPSSKGVL; encoded by the coding sequence ATGCGTTCTTCTAAGATTTCTCGTAAGACGAGTGAAACCGATATTCAACTTTTCTTGAATCTGGACGATTGCTCCAGAGGTCAGATTAGCTCGGGCTCGGGCTTCTTGGATCACATGCTGAACTTGTTCCAAGTGCATGGCGGATTCCACCTCGATTTGAACTGCAAGGGCGATACCGAGGTCGATATGCACCACAGCATGGAAGACATCGCTATTGTGCTCGGCCAGGCGCTTGTAGAATGCCTCGGTGACAAAAAGGGCATTGAACGCTATGGATTTTACTTTGTTCCGATGGACGAAGCCTTGAGCCGCGTGTGCATTGACTTTAGCAACCGCATCGGCTTTGTCTGGAATGTGAAGCTCCCGGCTGCTACCGCAGGCGGAATTGAAGCTAGCATGTTCGAACACTTCTTCAAGAGCCTCTGCGAAAATGCTCGCATGAACTTGCACGTGGAACTCTTCTATGGCAATGACAACCATCACTGTCTGGAATCCATTTTCAAGGCTTTTGCACGTGCCGTTGCCATGGCTGTTGCGCCCTCCCGCAACGTGAAGGGTGTCCCCAGCAGCAAGGGTGTGCTGTAA
- a CDS encoding anaerobic C4-dicarboxylate transporter — protein MALMIIQLLIVLLALYVGSRYGSLALGAISGIGLAILVLGFGMKPGNPPTDVIYIIIAAVTCAGILQASGGMDWLIQVAERLLRRHPDHITFLAPLCTFFLTVLVGTGHVVYTLMPIICDISLKKGIRPERPCSVASVASQVGITCSPIAAAVASFVIISNKNGFEINNLQVIAITIPACICGIMAAAAVSYRRGLDLDKDPAFQARLKDPQMKEYMFGSTASVLDKKVPKEAKRAVYIFLAALGVIVLFSICQITGHDIRPQFPTGKIVDGVAQIKPLAMNIIIQIVMISAAAFMILCCKAEPKKAVAGAVWQSGMVAVVAIYGIAWLADTYFANYMDVMQGGLKDIVQHYPWAIAFAFFAVSVLINSQGAVVVAMLPLAYSLNIEGPVLLGVLPSVYGYFFIPNYPSDIATVNFDRSGTTVIGKYLLNHSFMRPGMVSVIVSTIVGTLLVKLIY, from the coding sequence ATGGCATTGATGATTATTCAGCTGTTAATAGTGCTTCTGGCGCTTTACGTGGGTTCGCGTTACGGGAGTCTTGCGCTTGGGGCCATTTCGGGTATTGGTCTTGCCATTCTGGTGCTCGGCTTTGGCATGAAACCGGGAAACCCGCCTACAGACGTTATTTACATCATCATTGCCGCCGTGACTTGTGCGGGAATCTTGCAGGCCTCTGGCGGTATGGATTGGCTTATCCAGGTTGCAGAACGCCTATTGCGTCGGCATCCGGACCACATTACGTTCCTCGCTCCGCTTTGCACGTTCTTCTTGACGGTGCTCGTGGGAACAGGGCATGTGGTCTATACACTGATGCCGATTATTTGCGATATCTCCCTCAAGAAGGGAATACGCCCGGAACGCCCGTGCAGCGTAGCTTCGGTCGCTTCGCAGGTGGGCATTACATGTTCGCCGATTGCGGCGGCGGTCGCTTCGTTTGTCATTATCTCAAACAAGAACGGATTTGAAATCAACAACTTGCAGGTCATCGCAATTACGATTCCGGCGTGCATTTGCGGAATTATGGCGGCAGCGGCTGTTTCGTACAGGCGAGGGCTCGATCTCGATAAGGACCCGGCTTTCCAGGCGCGCCTCAAGGACCCGCAGATGAAGGAATACATGTTCGGGAGTACGGCTTCCGTGCTTGACAAAAAAGTCCCGAAAGAGGCAAAACGTGCGGTGTATATCTTTCTTGCGGCTCTTGGCGTGATTGTGCTGTTTTCCATTTGCCAGATTACAGGGCACGATATTCGTCCACAGTTTCCGACGGGCAAGATTGTCGATGGCGTGGCGCAAATAAAGCCGCTTGCGATGAACATTATCATCCAGATTGTGATGATTTCGGCAGCGGCGTTCATGATTCTTTGTTGTAAGGCGGAACCCAAGAAGGCCGTGGCGGGAGCTGTGTGGCAGAGCGGCATGGTCGCCGTTGTCGCCATTTATGGTATCGCGTGGCTTGCCGATACCTACTTTGCAAATTACATGGATGTGATGCAGGGCGGGCTCAAGGATATTGTGCAGCATTACCCGTGGGCAATCGCGTTTGCGTTCTTTGCGGTGAGCGTGCTTATCAATTCGCAGGGGGCCGTGGTGGTCGCGATGCTCCCGCTGGCCTATAGCCTCAACATCGAAGGTCCTGTGCTGTTGGGCGTGCTCCCGAGTGTTTATGGTTACTTCTTCATCCCGAATTATCCGTCCGACATTGCGACCGTGAACTTCGACCGTTCGGGCACGACCGTCATCGGAAAGTACTTGCTGAACCACAGCTTTATGCGGCCGGGCATGGTAAGCGTCATCGTTTCGACGATTGTCGGAACGTTGCTTGTAAAGCTGATCTACTAG
- a CDS encoding TIGR02147 family protein — MKSVFEYRDYREYMRDFYESRKKCSAFTWREFAKLAGFSSSGFLMLVCDGKTRLSKVAVEKVLPAMNLSGVQAEYFRAMVEFCDSARSEIRQVAFEWMMKIASENRVEFLEAKSFEYFSSWANPALRELAPIMKGATPLEMGHALVPAISAAEARESLELQESLGLLKKDECGNYVQTSEGVSSSREVISATVVNMQKQYAHLAAESLERYSREYRHISGMTMGLDREAYERLAAELDAFRKKVVEIVSNVKSYDRVYRMNLQLFPLSKQVGEKK; from the coding sequence ATGAAATCCGTTTTTGAATATAGAGATTACCGCGAATACATGCGAGATTTTTACGAGAGCCGTAAAAAGTGTTCCGCATTTACGTGGCGCGAATTTGCAAAACTTGCGGGTTTTTCGTCTTCGGGATTTTTGATGCTTGTTTGCGACGGTAAAACGCGACTTTCAAAAGTTGCTGTTGAAAAGGTCTTGCCGGCGATGAACTTGTCTGGTGTACAGGCCGAATATTTTCGGGCGATGGTTGAATTTTGCGATTCCGCACGCTCTGAAATCCGTCAAGTCGCTTTTGAGTGGATGATGAAAATTGCTAGCGAAAACCGTGTGGAATTTTTGGAAGCGAAGTCGTTTGAATATTTTTCGTCGTGGGCAAACCCGGCACTCAGGGAACTTGCCCCGATTATGAAGGGCGCGACGCCTCTTGAAATGGGACATGCTCTTGTGCCTGCCATTTCTGCTGCCGAAGCTCGTGAATCCTTGGAACTTCAGGAATCGCTTGGGCTCTTGAAAAAAGATGAATGCGGAAATTACGTGCAAACAAGCGAAGGTGTTTCGAGCTCTCGTGAAGTTATCTCGGCGACGGTCGTCAATATGCAAAAGCAATATGCGCATTTGGCTGCCGAATCCCTAGAACGTTATTCGCGAGAATATCGCCACATTTCGGGCATGACGATGGGCCTTGACCGAGAAGCTTATGAGCGCCTAGCTGCAGAACTTGATGCCTTCCGCAAAAAAGTAGTGGAAATCGTATCGAACGTGAAAAGTTACGATCGCGTTTATCGAATGAATTTACAGCTCTTTCCATTGAGCAAACAAGTTGGAGAAAAAAAATGA
- a CDS encoding KamA family radical SAM protein: protein MDNSVKIFTHISEFLDYLGNDFTGLTSEMRANLDQEPTFAFNCSKHYADLIKNSAEPVKLLREVLPSKAELKEAPGFVDDPVGDLPAGKSECILQKYENRALIVSTSACGVRCRFCFRRNYPFQDTQNIAREVSNWLDVHTSIWEVILSGGDPLTLGPGPFRDLVEAIAFHPSVTTLRIHTRLPIMRPDLVMQHFELLRELPARFNCVLVVHVNHPDELDEESAAVFAQLKFSGWTLLNQSVLLKGVNDDAETLERLCRKLFTQGVLPYYLHQLDHAKGVAHFEVSDERARELIAQIRTKLPGYLVPKLVREIAGEKSKTPV, encoded by the coding sequence ATGGACAATTCTGTTAAAATCTTCACGCATATTTCTGAATTTTTAGACTATTTGGGCAATGATTTTACCGGTTTGACAAGCGAAATGCGCGCAAACCTCGACCAAGAGCCCACGTTCGCATTCAACTGTTCCAAGCACTACGCCGACCTCATCAAGAATTCGGCCGAGCCCGTCAAACTGCTACGCGAGGTTCTACCGAGCAAGGCCGAACTCAAGGAAGCCCCCGGCTTTGTCGATGACCCTGTGGGCGACCTCCCCGCCGGCAAGTCCGAATGCATCTTGCAAAAGTACGAGAACCGCGCTCTCATCGTTTCGACTTCTGCCTGCGGTGTGCGCTGCCGTTTCTGCTTCAGACGCAACTACCCCTTCCAGGACACACAGAATATCGCGAGAGAAGTTTCGAACTGGCTCGACGTCCATACGAGCATCTGGGAAGTCATACTCTCAGGCGGAGACCCGCTCACGCTTGGCCCGGGACCGTTCCGCGACCTCGTGGAAGCAATTGCATTCCACCCGTCCGTGACGACGCTCCGCATCCACACGAGACTCCCGATCATGAGACCGGACCTCGTGATGCAGCATTTTGAACTTTTGCGTGAACTCCCCGCACGATTCAATTGTGTGCTCGTGGTGCACGTGAACCACCCCGACGAACTAGACGAAGAATCCGCCGCCGTTTTCGCACAACTTAAATTCAGCGGTTGGACACTCTTGAACCAGAGCGTTCTTTTGAAAGGCGTGAACGATGACGCAGAAACGCTCGAACGCCTGTGCCGCAAGCTGTTTACGCAAGGAGTCCTCCCCTACTACCTTCACCAGCTCGACCATGCGAAGGGCGTCGCCCATTTTGAAGTCAGCGACGAACGCGCCCGCGAACTCATCGCGCAAATACGCACAAAACTCCCCGGCTACCTCGTACCGAAACTCGTTCGAGAAATCGCCGGGGAAAAAAGCAAAACGCCGGTGTAG
- the efp gene encoding elongation factor P, with protein MGTVSTNEFRKKLKIMVDGQPYEIIENQFVKPGKGQAFNRVRIKNLVTGRTLERTWKSGDTVEEADVTYTEMTYLYNDGSTWYFLNSETQETEEISKEALNGCEVWLLDGATVEVTWWKDPKSGATLPIEVIPPTFVDLMIVDAPPAVQGNTSGNVMREATLETGAKVMIPLFIENNTKIRVDTRDGSYLERAK; from the coding sequence ATGGGTACTGTAAGCACCAACGAATTCCGTAAAAAATTGAAAATCATGGTTGATGGTCAGCCGTATGAAATCATCGAAAACCAGTTTGTGAAGCCGGGTAAGGGTCAGGCTTTTAACCGCGTTCGTATCAAGAACTTGGTGACTGGCCGTACTCTCGAACGCACCTGGAAGAGCGGTGATACGGTGGAAGAAGCTGATGTGACCTACACCGAAATGACCTACCTCTACAACGACGGTTCTACTTGGTATTTCCTCAACAGTGAAACTCAGGAAACTGAAGAAATCTCCAAGGAAGCTCTCAATGGTTGCGAAGTCTGGCTCCTCGATGGCGCTACTGTAGAAGTGACCTGGTGGAAGGACCCGAAGTCCGGCGCTACGCTTCCTATCGAAGTGATTCCGCCTACCTTCGTTGACTTGATGATCGTTGACGCTCCTCCGGCAGTTCAGGGCAACACCAGCGGTAACGTGATGCGTGAAGCCACTCTCGAAACTGGCGCTAAGGTGATGATTCCGCTCTTCATCGAAAACAACACCAAGATTCGCGTGGATACCCGCGACGGTTCTTACCTCGAAAGAGCAAAGTAA